One Malaclemys terrapin pileata isolate rMalTer1 chromosome 7, rMalTer1.hap1, whole genome shotgun sequence genomic region harbors:
- the LOC128840372 gene encoding RNA-binding protein 4-like, which produces MVKIFVGGVSPSVTVDELKKLFEQYGQVNECDILKNFAFVHMEKEDEAHKAISELHKQEFYGAHLTVEYATSKIRNATKIYVGNVSSKATTAQIKELFEKFGKVVECDIVKNYAFVHMAKEREAMDAILNLNDMPLEDQKIFVTLSKSNNSLKTTKGTSVPPPPPALPSYYFPRGRIPPPPPPYTPYAPRAWYDREYYDRYAYELYDRALTARTAYERALPPPPSTPTAYRERSPVGRRTTAAVAQYSDPYAAASAAQTYSQVYNQTGYAAVAAAAAAAATYSQYSMGATYSTGEYYEKYSNGYATQYAQTY; this is translated from the coding sequence ATGGTGAAGATCTTCGTGGGAGGAGTCTCCCCTTCTGTCACAGTGGATGAGCTGAAGAAGCTCTTCGAGCAATATGGACAGGTGAACGAGTGCGACATCCTGAAGAACTTCGCCTTTGTGCACATGGAGAAGGAGGACGAGGCCCACAAGGCCATCAGCGAGCTGCACAAGCAGGAGTTCTACGGGGCCCACCTGACGGTAGAGTACGCCACCTCCAAGATCCGTAACGCCACCAAGATCTATGTGGGCAATGTCTCCAGCAAGGCCACCACAGCCCAGATCAAGGAGCTCTTTGAGAAGTTTGGCAAGGTGGTGGAGTGTGACATTGTCAAGAACTACGCCTTTGTCCACATGGCCAAGGAGAGGGAAGCCATGGACGCCATCTTGAACCTCAACGACATGCCTCTGGAGGACCAGAAGATCTTTGTAACACTGTCCAAGAGCAACAACTCGCTCAAGACAACCAAGGGGACCTCTGTGCCACCTCCACCACCTGCACTGCCCAGTTACTACTTCCCCAGGGGGCGCATCCCCCCGCCACCGCCTCCATACACCCCGTATGCACCCCGAGCTTGGTATGACCGGGAATATTATGACCGCTATGCTTATGAGCTCTACGACCGGGCGCTGACTGCCAGGACAGCATACGAGAGGGCCCTGCCACCTCCGCCCTCTACCCCCACCGCCTACAGAGAGAGGAGCCCTGTGGGCAGGCGGACGACTGCTGCGGTGGCCCAGTATTCTGATCCCTATGCTGCCGCGTCTGCTGCCCAGACATACAGTCAAGTGTACAACCAAACGGGTTATGCAGCAGTGGCGGCTGCAGCCGCAGCGGCAGCTACCTACTCCCAGTACAGCATGGGTGCCACCTACAGTACAGGGGAGTACTATGAGAAATACAGCAACGGCTATGCCACTCAGTATGCCCAGACGTACTAA